One Hordeum vulgare subsp. vulgare chromosome 4H, MorexV3_pseudomolecules_assembly, whole genome shotgun sequence DNA window includes the following coding sequences:
- the LOC123447113 gene encoding 60S ribosomal protein L8-1-like: MGRVIRAQRKGAGSVFKSHTHHRKGPARFRALDYGERNGYLKGVVTDIVHDPGRGAPLARVDFRDPIRYKHRKELFVAAEGMYTGQSVYCGRRAVVAIGNVLPLASLPEGAVVCNVEQHVGDRGALARASGDYAIVISHNADSGTTRIKLPSGAKKVVQSGCRAMVGQVAGGGRTEKPLLKAGRAFHKFRVKRNSWPRVRGVAMNPVDHPHGGGNHQHIGHASTVRRDAPPGQKVGQIGARRTGRLRGQAAVNASKDSRTA; this comes from the exons atgggccGCGTGATCAGGGCGCAGCGCAAGGGCGCGGGCTCGGTGTTCAAGTCGCACACGCACCACCGCAAGGGCCCGGCGCGGTTCCGGGCGCTGGACTACGGCGAGCGGAACGGGTACCTCAAGGGCGTGGTGACGGACATCGTGCACGACCCCGGCCGCGGCGCGCCGCTGGCCCGCGTCGACTTCCGCGACCCCATCCGCTACAAGCACCGCAAGGAGCTCTTCGTCGCCGCCGAGGGCATGTACACGGGTCAGTCCGTCTACTGCGGCCGCCGCGCCGTCGTCGCCATCGGCAACGTGCTCCCGCTCGCGTCCCTCCCCGAGGGCGCCGTCGTCTGCAACGTCGAGCAGCACGTCGGCGACCGCGGCGCCCTCGCCCGCGCCTCGGGCGActacgccatcgtcatcagccaCAACGCCGACAGCGGCACCACCAG GATCAAGCTGCCATCGGGGGCGAAGAAGGTGGTGCAGAGCGGGTGCAGGGCGATGGTGGGGCAGGTGGCCGGCGGCGGGAGGACGGAGAAGCCGCTGCTCAAGGCGGGCAGGGCCTTCCACAAGTTCAGGGTGAAGAGGAACAGCTGGCCCAGGGTGCGCGGCGTCGCCATGAACCCCGTCGACCACCCGCACGGTGGAGGCAACCACCAGCACATCGGACACGCGTCCACGGTCCGCCGCGACGCGCCTCCCGGGCAGAAGGTTGGACAGATCGGGGCTCGGAGGACCGGCAGGCTCAGGGGACAGGCCGCCGTCAACGCATCCAAGGACAGCAGGACCGCTTAG